The following are encoded together in the Sphaerodactylus townsendi isolate TG3544 linkage group LG14, MPM_Stown_v2.3, whole genome shotgun sequence genome:
- the TMEM30B gene encoding cell cycle control protein 50B, whose product MAASSSSSSPPTAQHRPDNTAFTQQRLPAWQPLLSAGTVLPLFFCLGAAFVALGLGLHFSSATIQELELDYTGLGNSSCARCAQLSLRANHSTCTCRLRFSLAQDFPAPVCLYYQLSNYYQNNRRYSISRDDQQLSGVASSLRNPAQECRPYQKNATGIPIAPCGSVANSLFNDTFQLFRVPSSGPEDEIRLDKKGVSWWTDTNIKFRNPEPVNGSLAQAFKGTTRPPNWQLPVYELDMNDSSNNGFVNEAFIIWMRIAALPTFRKLYARVQHSNGSVGLPRGNYSLTITYNYPVLLFDGSKKVIVSTLSWMGGKNPFLGITFLVFGIACILTAIVMLVVHLKYQHLSEAD is encoded by the coding sequence ATGGCTGCCTCGTCCTCTTCCTCGTCCCCTCCCACGGCCCAACACCGGCCGGACAACACCGCGTTCACGCAGCAGCGCCTGCCGGCCTGGCAGCCACTGCTGTCTGCAGGTACAGTGCTGCCGCTCTTCTTCTGCCTGGGCGCGGCCTTCGTGGCGCTGGGCCTGGGCCTCCACTTCTCCTCAGCCACCATCCAAGAGCTGGAGCTGGACTACACAGGCCTGGGCAACTCCAGCTGCGCCCGGTGCGCCCAGCTGAGCCTCAGGGCCAACCACTCCACGTGCACCTGCAGGCTGCGCTTCTCCCTGGCTCAGGACTTCCCGGCCCCGGTCTGCCTCTACTACCAGCTCTCCAACTACTACCAGAACAACCGGCGCTACAGCATCTCCCGGGACGACCAGCAGCTCAGTGGGGTTGCTTCGTCCCTCCGCAACCCCGCCCAGGAGTGCCGGCCCTACCAGAAGAATGCCACGGGCATCCCGATCGCTCCCTGTGGCTCCGTGGCCAACAGCCTGTTCAACGACACCTTTCAACTCTTCCGTGTGCCCAGCAGCGGCCCCGAGGATGAGATACGGCTGGACAAGAAGGGCGTCTCCTGGTGGACCGACACCAACATCAAGTTCCGCAACCCTGAACCTGTCAACGGCAGCTTGGCCCAGGCCTTCAAAGGCACCACCAGGCCCCCCAATTGGCAACTCCCAGTCTACGAGTTGGACATGAACGACTCCAGCAACAACGGCTTCGTCAACGAAGCCTTCATCATCTGGATGAGGATTGCCGCTTTGCCCACCTTCCGCAAGCTCTACGCACGCGTTCAGCACAGCAATGGCTCCGTAGGGCTGCCCCGGGGCAACTACTCCCTCACTATCACTTACAATTACCCCGTCCTACTTTTTGATGGTAGCAAGAAGGTCATCGTCAGCACTCTTTCCTGGATGGGAGGCAAAAATCCTTTCTTGGGCATCACTTTCCTGGTTTTTGGGATAGCCTGCATCCTCACTGCCATCGTCATGCTAGTAGTGCATCTAAAATACCAACATCTCAGTGAGGCAGATTAG